From Elaeis guineensis isolate ETL-2024a chromosome 16, EG11, whole genome shotgun sequence, a single genomic window includes:
- the LOC105059692 gene encoding NAC domain-containing protein 22, with protein MEQSGGGLELPGFRFHPTEEELLDFYLKRAVQGKKLQVDIIGTLNLYRHDPWELPGLAKIGEREWYFFVPRDRKQSNGGRPNRTTEHGFWKATGSDRPIRSAADPKRLIGLKKTLVYYHGRAPRGSKTDWIMNEYRLPDLTTPPKEDIVLCKVYRKATSLKELEQKAAMASPNSGLTMESSSDQEISQKLMAMDDDGGVKEAKENEVEKKEEAGVVAKSTWSVNLPKLEVPTYNDLEWMQDSFLTQLRSPWMVPLSPFYGSMLNF; from the exons ATGGAACAAAGTGGAGGAGGGCTGGAACTTCCGGGGTTCAGGTTCCATCCTACAGAGGAGGAGCTTCTGGACTTCTATCTTAAAAGAGCAGTCCAGGGGAAGAAGCTCCAGGTTGACATCATTGGCACTCTCAATCTCTACCGCCATGACCCTTGGGAACTACCTG GGCTTGcaaaaataggagaaagagaatggtATTTCTTTGTACCGAGGGATCGGAAGCAGTCTAATGGTGGGCGGCCAAATCGAACGACGGAGCATGGGTTTTGGAAGGCCACTGGTTCAGATCGGCCAATCCGTAGTGCTGCCGACCCAAAGCGGCTTATTGGCCTCAAGAAAACCCTAGTCTACTATCACGGTCGAGCTCCACGTGGCTCTAAGACTGACTGGATCATGAATGAGTATCGCCTCCCCGACCTAACAACCCCTCCCAAG gagGACATAGTATTATGCAAGGTCTATCGGAAAGCAACATCATTGAAGGAGCTAGAGCAAAAAGCGGCAATGGCATCGCCAAATTCTGGGTTGACAATGGAGTCATCATCGGATCAGGAGATCTCGCAAAAATTGATGGCTATGGATGATGATGGAGGTGTCAAAGAAGCTAAGGAAAATGAGGTGGAGAAAAAGGAAGAGGCTGGGGTGGTGGCCAAGTCGACTTGGTCAGTGAATCTACCTAAGCTCGAGGTTCCGACATACAATGATTTAGAATGGATGCAGGATTCTTTCTTGACTCAGCTTAGGAGTCCATGGATGGTTCCATTGTCTCCATTCTATGGCAGCATGCTTAATTTTTGA